TAGAGGGTGCGGCGCTGTCCCACGTCCGTCTCGGGGACGAAGGGCACCTCGAAGGCGGTGATGTGGGGCTCCATCCCCGGAGCGGGGATGAGCAGCGGGGTGTCCACCTCGAGGTAGCCAAGCTGGAGGAAGAACCGGCGGAGGGCTCCGTAGAGCGCCTGCCTCCCGGCGGCCGAGCGCCACTGGACAGGATTGGGCATGAGCGGCGCGGAAGTTACATTGCGCGTCCCATGCGCCCAAGGCTTCCCGCACTCGTCCTCACTCTCGGTCTCAGCGCCCTCGGCGGTTGCGTCACGGCCAAGGCTCCCGCCCCACCAGCCCCCCTCACCGAGGAGCAGAAACTGGCCGCCGAGGTGGCCCGGCTCTCCTCCGAGGCGCAGACGCTGCTCAAGGCCCAGGACGAGCTGGTGTGGCGCTACTGGGCCGAGGGCGCCCGCGCGGACGTGGCCTCCACGTACGTGGGCAAGGAGGGGCTCTTCAGCCTCGACAACATCCGGAAGATCGACCGGCTGCGCCAGCGCACCACGCAACCCGCCGAGCTGCGCGCCCTCACCGCCCTCCAGTCGCACTTCGCCGGCGAGTACCTGTCGCAGCAGCTCGCCGAGGTGAACGACGCCATCGCCAACCTGGAGGCCTCGCTGAGCTTCCAGGTCGATGGGCGCGAGGTGCGGTGGCGCGATCTGGAGCGGCTGCTGGCCAACGAGAAGAGCGCGGTGAAGCGCAAGGCCCTCTACACCGCGGCCACGCCCGCGCTCGAGCGGCTCAACCAGCTCATCCGCCGCCGCGAGGAGCGCACGGAGCAGCTGGTGCGCGAGCTGGGCTATGCCTCGTACGAGGCCTTCGGCGGCGAGCTGCGGCAGGCCGACCTGGGCCGGCTGGGGCTGCTCGCCGAGGAGGTGCTCCAGTCCACCGAGGCGCCCTACAAGGAAGTCATGGAGCGGCTCTCCCAGCGCGAGCTGGGGCTGCCCTTCGCGAACCTCACCCGGGCGGATCTGCCCCGGCTGTTCCGCCCGCGTGACGTGGACGGGCTCTTCCCCAAGGACAAGCAGCTGGCGCGCGCGCACGCCACCCTGGCCGGAATGGGCCTCGACCTCTGGACGATGAAGAACGTCACCATCGACGGCCGGGACGACGTGAAGCGCAAGAACTCGCGCCCGCTGACGCTGGGGGTCGCCGTCCCTGGTGACGTGCGCCTGTCGGTGCGGCCCGTCGAGGGCGCGCTGGAGCAGGGCCGGCTGTTGCACGAGCTCGGCCATGCGCTGCACTACGCCTTCACGAAGGAGCCTCGCTTCGAGCTGGCCAAGCTGGGCAACCCCACCGTCACCGAGTCCTACGCCGCCCTCCTCGAG
This window of the Archangium lipolyticum genome carries:
- a CDS encoding chromosome segregation protein SMC translates to MRPRLPALVLTLGLSALGGCVTAKAPAPPAPLTEEQKLAAEVARLSSEAQTLLKAQDELVWRYWAEGARADVASTYVGKEGLFSLDNIRKIDRLRQRTTQPAELRALTALQSHFAGEYLSQQLAEVNDAIANLEASLSFQVDGREVRWRDLERLLANEKSAVKRKALYTAATPALERLNQLIRRREERTEQLVRELGYASYEAFGGELRQADLGRLGLLAEEVLQSTEAPYKEVMERLSQRELGLPFANLTRADLPRLFRPRDVDGLFPKDKQLARAHATLAGMGLDLWTMKNVTIDGRDDVKRKNSRPLTLGVAVPGDVRLSVRPVEGALEQGRLLHELGHALHYAFTKEPRFELAKLGNPTVTESYAALLEDLMEDPVWLEEHAGLTGKDRTEYLAATSAHKLFLIRRAAGRLLYQLALHRQEGADARELYKALIERVDEMPATDDDVARYLVEQEDFYQSADNFRAWFLAGQLQGQLKARFGPSWWHSPEAGTFLSGLWAHGNALSAREVAQQMGENGIAPDVLLLRLGTTLGVPIKLDVRGEDKAPVQEPPPPSAPASPENTPAAPPAPRTETAPSVSKTASTRKASRAKARASKVPRKHQGSRPEHGRKPRRGTH